CCGAGGGCACGGGGGGCTACCGCCCAGTAGCGCTCGGGGTTAGGTTGTCCATCACAATTTGGCGTGCTTTCGGAGGATGCAACGTGCGAGAGTTCAGCGCCCCCGCCACTGTCACGGTGGCCACCGAGGAAAACCTCACCGACATGGTGTGGGCCAATGCCGAGCGGTTCGGCGACGCGGTCGGCTTCCGCCGCCGGGTGGACGGCACCTGGGTGGACGTGACCACGGCCGAGTTCGCCGCGCAGGTACTCGCGGTGTCCAAGGGGCTCATCGCGGCAGGTCTGCGCCAGGGCGACCGAGTGGGGTTGATGTCCCGGACCAGGTACGAGTGGACCCTGTTCGACTTCGCGATCTGGTCGGCAGGGTGCGTGACCGTGCCCGTCTACGAGACCTCCTCGGCCGACCAGATCGAATGGATCATGAGCGACTCCGAGGCCGCCGCCCTGATCGTGGAGTCGCCCGAACACCGCGCCGAGGTGAACTCGATAATCGGCAACGTGCCGAGCGTGGAACACGTCTGGCAGATCGACGGCCCCGTCGAAGGCGGGGGCTCCACGGCGGTCGCCGAGCTCACCTCGGCCGGTGCGGAGATCGCCGACGAGCGGGTACACGAACGTCGCCGTGCCGTCGGGGCCGACGACACGGCCACCCTGATCTACACCTCGGGTACCACGGGCAGGCCGAAGGGCTGCGTGTTGACGCACCGCAACATGCTCGCCGAGGTCCGTGGGGACCTCGACGCGTTCCCGCAGCTGATGCGGCCCGGCAACTCGATGCTGATGTTCCTGCCCATGGCGCACGTGCTGGCCAGGGCCATCTCCATCTCCTGCGTCTACGCGCGGCTGACCCTGGGCCACACCGGCGACGTCAAGGACCTGGTCAACGACCTGGGCTCGTTCCGGCCCACCTTCGTGCTGGCGGTGCCCCGCGTCTTCGAGAAGGTCTACAACACGGCCAAGCAGAAGGCGCACAGCGAGGGCAAGGGCAGGATCTTCGACGCCGCCGAGGCCACCGCGGTGGCCTACAGCCGGGCCAAGAACGAGGCCGGTGGCCCCGGCCTGGCGCTTCGCGCGAAGCACTTCGTGTTCGACAAACTGGTCTACGGCAAGCTGCGTGCCGCGCTGGGAGGCCGCTGCGTGGCCGCGGTCTCGGGAGGCGCGCCGCTCGGCGAGCGGCTGACCCACTTCTACTTCGGGGTGGGAGTACCGGTCCTGGAGGGCTACGGCCTGACCGAGACCACCGCCGCGGCCGCGGTCAACGTGGAGGACGACTACAGGATCGGCACCGTGGGCAAACCGATCGCGGGCACCACGATCCGCATCGCCGACGACGGCGAGGTGCTGGTCAAGGGGGATGTGGTCTTCCACCGCTACTGGAACAACGACGCCGCCACAGCGGACTCGCTGGAGGACGGCTGGTTCCACACCGGCGACCTCGGTTCGCTGGACGAGGACGGTTTCCTCCGGATCACCGGCCGCAAGAAGGAGATCATCGTCACCGCTGGCGGCAAGAACGTGGCCCCGGCCGTGCTGGAGGACCACATCCGCGCCCACCCGCTGATCAGCCAGTGCATGGTGGTGGGTGACCAGAAGCCGTTCATCGGTGTGCTGGTGACGCTGGATCCGGAGTTCCTGCCGTCCTGGCTGGCCGAGCGGGGCAGGCCCACCGACACCCCCGCCAGCGAACTCGCCGAGGACCCCGACATGCGGGCCGAGGTGCAGCGGGCGATCGACGAGGCCAACCAGGCCGTGTCCAAGGCGGAACGCATCAAGCAGTTCCGGATCCTGCCGCAGGACTTCTCCGAGGACAGGGGGGAGATGACCCCGAGCCTGAAGGTCAAGCGCAACAAGGTGGCCGAGAACTACGCCTCGGAGATAGCCGCCATCTACTCCTGATTGAAATTTTCCGGTCGGGTTGGCGGGTCGCTCGCTCGGCGGAACCTCTCGCACGGCTCTCGCTGCGGGCCCGGAGACATCGAGTAGGTACTACGCCACGTCTCCGGCGTCCTCGCGAGAGCCGCACGGGAGAACCCGCGGGTGGTCGCGTTGGTGACGTGGCTTTCGACGAGTCGAAACCGAAGAAACCCCCTTTCCTGTCGACAACACGACAGGAAAACATCAGTGCGGAGCGAAAAAACGGGGCGGGGCACGTCATCGGTGCCCCGCCCCGCTTCGTCCGTACCCGCCCAGCTTCGTCCGTCACCGAGAGGGCGGCTTCCGGGTGAGTGTGGCCGAATCAGCCCACGACGCGGCGCATCCGGTTGACGGGGGCGATGTCGTCGTAGGGAACCACCTTGACCACCTGGCCACTGGTGGGCGCGTGCACGGCCTTCCCATTGCCCACGTACATGGAGACGTGGCTGACCGGGCTGTAGTAGAAGATGAGGTCGCCCGGCCTCAGCTGCGAGGCCGAGATCGGCTGCCCGACCTGGGCCTGGGCGCTGCTGGAACGGGGCAGGTCCACCCCGGTCTGGGCGTAGGCCCAGTACATCAGGCCCGAGCAGTCGAACTGACTGGGTCCCTCGGCGCCGTAGACGTAGGGCGAGCCCTGTTTGCTCAGGGCCGCCTGCACGGCTCCGGAGGCCGAACCGGCACCACCGGCGTACTCGTAGTCGGTCTCCCCGCCGCCCTGGTACGCCTGCTCCTGCTCGGCGGTCAGTTCCTCCAGCTTGTCCTCGACCTCGGCGACCCGATCCTCCATCGCCGCTTTCTTCTCGGCGATCTCGTCCTGGATCTTCTTCGCGTCGGCCTCGGCCTGCGCGGCGCGCTTCCTGGCCTCCTCGGCCTGCTTCCTGGCCTCCTCGGCCCGCTGGGTGGCTTCGGAGAACTCCGAGACCGCGTTCTGCTTGTCCCGCGCCAGTTCGTCCAGGATGGAAGCGCGGTCGAGGAAGGCGTCCGGCGACTCACTGGACAGCAGCGCCGAGAGCTGGTTCATCCTGGAGCCCTGGTAGACGGACCTGGTCAGTTCGTCCACCTTGCCGCGGAACTGCTCCTCCTTGGTGTGGGCCTGCTCGACGGCCTTCTCGGCCCGCGCGGCCTCCTCCTCGGCCTTCTCCAGGTCGGCGAGGCGGGCCTCGTGGTCGTCCTTGGCCCGCTTGTACTTCTCGGTGAGCTTCTCGGCCTTGCGGGAAAGCTCCTGCAGCTGCTCGACCGCGTCGGACCTGTTGTCGGGAAGATCGGGGTCTGCGATGGCAGGCGCGGAGCTTACTGTGACGGCGGTGGCAACCGCCGTGGCCGTCAGTGCTCCCCGCATCGAGCGTTTGAGTCCGTGCGAGGCCACGTCGCGCATTGCTCCTTCGTCCACTCGGCCGCCCTCTCGGGAAGAGTGTTCCGCGACGGGCACGGGGTTCCACCGGCGGGCTGATCGCGCCGCGAGCGCGCGCACCGGAGGGGCGCGCTCCGTACCGATGGCGTGCCCGGGAGACTTCCCGGGTCGGCTCCCCCGACGAGCCGATCAGGCGGCAACTCCGCGGAGCCGCCCGGTTTGGGCAACTGATCGCCGCGAAGTCTCGGTTAGGTTACGAGAGGTCGCCCGTACAGTCCAGAGCGGGGTGCGGAACACGACGAAAAGTAACTTGATCGATCAGAAGAGTGACACTTCACCGCCGAGGACAGTCCGCCGCGGCAAGACGAACACGACCGCGCGTCGGAATCCGACCGGACAGATGGGTTCCACAGTGGATTCCGGGTGTCCTCGGGGATCCCGAGAACGGTTCGACGAACGATCCCGCTCTCCCCTCCCCGCGCCGAGACCGCGTTCCGAGCGGATCAGCCGGAGGACGTTCACTGGTTCCAGAACGGTGTGACGCGCTCCAGCAGCACGACCGAGGCCACCGCGTAAGCTCCCCTCCGCCGCACCGAGGTGACCACTTCACGGTCCGAAGTGGCCACGACGATCTGGCGGCCGTCGGGTTCGGCGTCGACCAGGTCGCGAATCACGTCGTCGGCCTGCACGTCGGGCTCGCTGAACAGCACCCGGACCCCGCGCGGACCGCTCCTGGGCACCGAGACGACGTCGGCCCCGTCGAAGACGACCGTCACCTCGGCACCGGACCTGGCGGCCAGCACCGCGAGCTGGTGTGCCAACCGGTCGCGCTGTTCGGCCAGCGGCAGCTCCGGATAACCGGTCTTGGTCACGTTGTAACCGTCCACCACCAGGTGCACGGCAGGCAGCGCCAGCAGGCGGTCCAGCGCGGCCACGTCGGGCACGTCCTCGGTGGAGCCCGCCTGCGCGCGCACCCCGCCAACGGTGTCCGCGGGCTTGTGCTCGGCACTGTCGTGCCCGCGTCTGGCGGGACCGAGCTCCCGCCGCAGCCCGGCCACCGACCCCTCCAGGGTCTCCAGCAGCAGGGCCAGTCTGACCTCGTCACCGCGTCTCGCCTCGCGCGCGGACTGCCGCGCCGTCTCCGCCTCGCGGTAGGAGCGCTCGGCCCTGGTGCGCTCCTCGGCCGCCCTCGCCCGGTCGCGGTCGCGCTCGGCCACGAGCTCGGCCATCTCCCGGTCCTTCTGCTCGGTCACCCGCTCCAGCTCGGCTGCCAGCCGCGCCACCTCGTCCTTCTGCTCCCGGAGGCGGACCCCCTGCTGGCGCAGCCGGTTGCGCAACCGGTCGGCATCGGAGCTGTTGTGCCGCTCGGCGGAGCGGGCGAGCCGGTTCGCCTCTTCGAGCTCCCCACGCAGTCGCTGGTTGTCGGCGGCGAGCCGCTCCGCCCGGGAGACCGCCGAGTCGCGCTGCTCGCGTAACTTGCCGTGCTCGACGCGGTGGCCGACGAGCTCGACGTAGTGGGCGGCGGTGACGGTGTTGAGCAGCACGGCCGCCGTGGCGGCCGCCAGGGGGTCCGCCTGCTGCTGCTCCAGCGCCTCCGGCTGCTTCTTGCGGCACCAGTCCAGCACGGCGGCGTGAAACACCGTCGAGTCCCGCATCGCGGCCAACAGGTCGGACTGACCGAGCTTGGCCCGCTTCGCGACGGTGAACCGCGTGATCGGGCGCAACCGCACCGGCACGTCACCGGGACGCATCGCCCCCAGCGCCGCGGCAGCAAGCTCCGCTATCCGAGCCCGCAGCGGTCCCGGAAGCTCGTCCCAGTCGACGACGGGTCCGTCGTGGCTCCCCGGCGGGTCGCTCTCCGTCTCGGGAGCCTCGGTGGCTGCTTGGGGGTCGACGTCGTCGCCCGATGTAGGCGGTATCACTCTTCCAGGCTAAGTGTTTGTCCTGCCACTACAGCATCCGGCGGTTTTCCCGTGCCGGTTCGGGCCGCCGGGTCGGACGGCCTGCCCGCCACCCGCCGCTCGGGAGGGCATACCGTCGTCGTCGATGAGCCGGACCGCCGAAGACCAGCAACTGTCCTTCGACGAGCTGGGACAGCCGCTGCACGACGTCAGTTTCGTGGTCCTCGACCTGGAGACCACGGGCGGCCGCGGCTCGTCGGACGAGATCACCGAGATCGCCGCGGTCAAGGTGCGCGGCGGGCGGACCGTGGGAGAGTTCTCCACCCTGGTCAATCCGGGACGGCCGATCCCGCCGAGCATCTCGTCGATCACCGGCATCACCGACGCCATGGTCGCCGACGCCCCGAGCGTGGCCGCCGTGCTGCCGTCCTTCCTCGAGTTCTGCGCGGGAAGCACGCTGGTCGCGCACAACGCGAGCTTCGACACCGGCTTCCTGCGGGCCGCCTGCGAGCGGTCGGACCTGAGCTGGCCCGGGCCACCGGTGGTGTGCACGGTCCGGCTGTCACGCCGCGTGCTCTCCCCCGACGAGACGCCGAACCACAAACTCGCCACCCTCGCCCGGGTCCTCGGGGCGAGAACCACACCGCGGCACCGCGCGCTGGACGACGCGCGGGCGACGGTGGACGTGCTGCACGCTCTGCTGGAGCGACTCGGAAGCCACCACGTGTACTCGCTGGAGGACCTGCTCGACTACCTGCCGCGGGTGACGCCGCAGCAACGCCGCAAGCGCACGCTGGCCGACGGGCTGCCCGACGCGCCGGGCGTCTACCTCTTCCTCGGCCCGAACGACGAGGTGCTCTACGTGGGGACGGCGACGAACCTGCGCAGACGAGTGCGCCAGTACTTCACGGCGGGCGAACGGCGCGGCAGGATGCGCGAAATGGTGGCGCTGGCCCACCGGGTGGACCACGTGGAGTGCGCGCACGCCCTCGAGGCCGAGGTCCGTGAGCTGCGGCTGCTGGAGGCACACCAGCCGCGCTACAACCGGCGATCCAAGTTCCCGAGAGCCGTGTGGTGGGTCTCGCTGACCGAGGAGCCGTTCCCCCGTCTGACGGTCACCCGCAAGCCCAGGAGCTCCTCGCTCGGGCCGTTCCGGACTCGGAAGGCCGCGGGGAACGCGGTGGAGGCCCTGGAGGACGCCACCCGGTTGCGGGGGTGCACCGACCGCATTCCGAAAGGCGGAGGATCCCGGCGGCACCCCTGTGCCGCGCACGAGATGGGGCGCTGCGGCGCACCGTGCGTCGGATACGAGGGGACAACGGACTACGAGCCCAGGGTGGTACCGGTCCGGGAAGTGCTGTCGGGCAGCGGTGACTCCGCGCTCCGGCGACTGCGGGACACGATAGCGGAGCTGTCCGAGACGCGGCGCTTCGAGGAGGCGGCCACGCACCGGGACCGCCTCGTCGAGCTCGTCCGCGGCCTGGACCGGGGGCAACGGCTGGCAGCGCTGGCCTCGGTCCCGGAGCTGGTGGCGGCGCGGCCGGACGGTTCCGGCGGATGGCTGTTCGCGGTGGTGCGCCACGGCAGACTGGCCTCCGCCGGAACGGCGCCACGAGGCACCCCGCCGATGCCGGTGGTGGACCGGCTCCAGGCGGCGGCCCGGACGGTGCTGCCGAGCGAGGATCCCCTGCGCGGTGCTCCGGTGGACGAGGTCCAGGCAGTCCACCGGTGGCTCACCGGAGGGGACGCCCGCATGGTGCGGTGCGACTCCCCCTGGTCAGAACCGGCCGGTGCGGCGGGGAGCTGGCGCGGGTGGGCGGAGTCCGCTTCGAGAGCGCGCGTTCCCTACGAGGCGGCTGACTGACCGGAGTCCCCTCCACCCCGCCGAATGACCCGCCGAGCGGACCACCATCCCCGCCCCGAGCACCGCCCGGGTACGGTCGTTCGCCGCTCATTCGTCCTACTCGGACAGATCACCACTGGTGACCACTCTGGTGGGACGCAGGTACACCGCGAGCTGTCCGGGGCCGGCGATCTTGCCGCCCACCCGCTCGGCCTTCTCCGCCCCCACGTAACGGGCGGCGACGGTGGTGGCGACCCGGAGCACCTCCGCC
The nucleotide sequence above comes from Actinopolyspora erythraea. Encoded proteins:
- a CDS encoding C40 family peptidase; its protein translation is MDEGAMRDVASHGLKRSMRGALTATAVATAVTVSSAPAIADPDLPDNRSDAVEQLQELSRKAEKLTEKYKRAKDDHEARLADLEKAEEEAARAEKAVEQAHTKEEQFRGKVDELTRSVYQGSRMNQLSALLSSESPDAFLDRASILDELARDKQNAVSEFSEATQRAEEARKQAEEARKRAAQAEADAKKIQDEIAEKKAAMEDRVAEVEDKLEELTAEQEQAYQGGGETDYEYAGGAGSASGAVQAALSKQGSPYVYGAEGPSQFDCSGLMYWAYAQTGVDLPRSSSAQAQVGQPISASQLRPGDLIFYYSPVSHVSMYVGNGKAVHAPTSGQVVKVVPYDDIAPVNRMRRVVG
- a CDS encoding DEDD exonuclease domain-containing protein, translating into MSRTAEDQQLSFDELGQPLHDVSFVVLDLETTGGRGSSDEITEIAAVKVRGGRTVGEFSTLVNPGRPIPPSISSITGITDAMVADAPSVAAVLPSFLEFCAGSTLVAHNASFDTGFLRAACERSDLSWPGPPVVCTVRLSRRVLSPDETPNHKLATLARVLGARTTPRHRALDDARATVDVLHALLERLGSHHVYSLEDLLDYLPRVTPQQRRKRTLADGLPDAPGVYLFLGPNDEVLYVGTATNLRRRVRQYFTAGERRGRMREMVALAHRVDHVECAHALEAEVRELRLLEAHQPRYNRRSKFPRAVWWVSLTEEPFPRLTVTRKPRSSSLGPFRTRKAAGNAVEALEDATRLRGCTDRIPKGGGSRRHPCAAHEMGRCGAPCVGYEGTTDYEPRVVPVREVLSGSGDSALRRLRDTIAELSETRRFEEAATHRDRLVELVRGLDRGQRLAALASVPELVAARPDGSGGWLFAVVRHGRLASAGTAPRGTPPMPVVDRLQAAARTVLPSEDPLRGAPVDEVQAVHRWLTGGDARMVRCDSPWSEPAGAAGSWRGWAESASRARVPYEAAD
- a CDS encoding NYN domain-containing protein — protein: MIPPTSGDDVDPQAATEAPETESDPPGSHDGPVVDWDELPGPLRARIAELAAAALGAMRPGDVPVRLRPITRFTVAKRAKLGQSDLLAAMRDSTVFHAAVLDWCRKKQPEALEQQQADPLAAATAAVLLNTVTAAHYVELVGHRVEHGKLREQRDSAVSRAERLAADNQRLRGELEEANRLARSAERHNSSDADRLRNRLRQQGVRLREQKDEVARLAAELERVTEQKDREMAELVAERDRDRARAAEERTRAERSYREAETARQSAREARRGDEVRLALLLETLEGSVAGLRRELGPARRGHDSAEHKPADTVGGVRAQAGSTEDVPDVAALDRLLALPAVHLVVDGYNVTKTGYPELPLAEQRDRLAHQLAVLAARSGAEVTVVFDGADVVSVPRSGPRGVRVLFSEPDVQADDVIRDLVDAEPDGRQIVVATSDREVVTSVRRRGAYAVASVVLLERVTPFWNQ
- a CDS encoding AMP-dependent synthetase/ligase, which gives rise to MREFSAPATVTVATEENLTDMVWANAERFGDAVGFRRRVDGTWVDVTTAEFAAQVLAVSKGLIAAGLRQGDRVGLMSRTRYEWTLFDFAIWSAGCVTVPVYETSSADQIEWIMSDSEAAALIVESPEHRAEVNSIIGNVPSVEHVWQIDGPVEGGGSTAVAELTSAGAEIADERVHERRRAVGADDTATLIYTSGTTGRPKGCVLTHRNMLAEVRGDLDAFPQLMRPGNSMLMFLPMAHVLARAISISCVYARLTLGHTGDVKDLVNDLGSFRPTFVLAVPRVFEKVYNTAKQKAHSEGKGRIFDAAEATAVAYSRAKNEAGGPGLALRAKHFVFDKLVYGKLRAALGGRCVAAVSGGAPLGERLTHFYFGVGVPVLEGYGLTETTAAAAVNVEDDYRIGTVGKPIAGTTIRIADDGEVLVKGDVVFHRYWNNDAATADSLEDGWFHTGDLGSLDEDGFLRITGRKKEIIVTAGGKNVAPAVLEDHIRAHPLISQCMVVGDQKPFIGVLVTLDPEFLPSWLAERGRPTDTPASELAEDPDMRAEVQRAIDEANQAVSKAERIKQFRILPQDFSEDRGEMTPSLKVKRNKVAENYASEIAAIYS